In Lactobacillus sp. PV012, one genomic interval encodes:
- the rsmB gene encoding 16S rRNA (cytosine(967)-C(5))-methyltransferase RsmB, with amino-acid sequence MKLEQKSLKTSARAVALETLIKILNQKSYSNIALNQALNDSGLSEKDKGLATNIVYGTIQYKIFLEYQIKPLIKGKLKDKFMEPLLLMSAYQYFFLKKVPTNAIFDEANKLAKKFSRRNSGAFKMVNGILRSLERQGKILPSKEDTIKYLSIKESYPEWMVEYFVKVFGLEKAKKILASANQPAPNSIRMTVAPEFYGEIEQEVKQDGFKYQVAPLTDHNLLLNHGGIAQTELFKKGKVTIQDSAASLAVDAFDFKGDEKVLDACSAPGGKTVQIAEKLTTGSVIALDIHEHKLELIKKAAKRLGVANKITTKKLDARKASEYFSEEKFDKILVDAPCSGLGLIRRKPEIRYDKSLKDIENLSKIQQDILDQVAPTLKKGGELVYATCTITTQEDEEVVEKFLQKHPDFSLEPIQVGNLPKQKMVKILPDEYDSDGFFIAKLKKRG; translated from the coding sequence ATGAAATTGGAGCAAAAATCGTTGAAGACTAGTGCAAGAGCGGTTGCCTTAGAAACACTTATTAAAATTTTAAACCAAAAGTCGTATTCAAATATTGCTCTCAATCAAGCACTTAATGATTCAGGTCTTAGTGAAAAAGATAAGGGATTGGCAACCAATATTGTTTATGGCACCATCCAATATAAAATCTTTTTAGAGTATCAGATAAAACCTTTAATCAAAGGTAAGCTAAAGGATAAATTTATGGAGCCTTTACTGTTAATGTCAGCTTATCAGTATTTTTTCTTAAAAAAGGTTCCTACAAATGCGATTTTTGATGAGGCTAATAAATTAGCTAAAAAATTTAGTAGGAGAAATTCTGGCGCTTTTAAAATGGTAAATGGGATTCTTCGTTCCTTAGAGCGCCAAGGAAAAATTTTACCTTCTAAAGAAGACACGATAAAATACTTAAGTATTAAAGAGTCTTATCCAGAGTGGATGGTAGAATATTTTGTTAAGGTTTTTGGACTTGAAAAAGCAAAGAAAATTTTAGCTTCTGCTAATCAACCAGCACCCAATAGTATTCGAATGACAGTTGCACCAGAATTCTATGGTGAAATAGAGCAAGAAGTAAAACAAGATGGGTTTAAGTATCAAGTAGCACCTTTAACTGATCATAATCTCCTTTTAAATCATGGCGGTATTGCACAAACGGAGCTTTTTAAAAAGGGAAAAGTGACAATTCAAGATAGTGCAGCTTCATTAGCTGTAGATGCTTTTGATTTTAAAGGTGATGAAAAAGTACTAGATGCCTGCAGTGCACCAGGTGGTAAGACAGTTCAAATTGCAGAAAAACTTACGACAGGTTCAGTTATTGCTTTAGATATTCATGAGCATAAATTAGAATTAATTAAAAAGGCAGCTAAGCGGTTGGGTGTAGCAAATAAAATTACTACTAAAAAGTTAGATGCACGTAAGGCAAGTGAGTATTTTTCTGAGGAAAAATTTGATAAGATTTTAGTAGATGCACCTTGTTCAGGATTAGGATTAATTCGAAGAAAGCCTGAGATTCGGTATGATAAATCATTGAAAGATATCGAAAATTTAAGTAAGATTCAACAGGATATTCTTGATCAAGTTGCTCCTACTTTAAAAAAGGGTGGAGAATTGGTGTATGCTACTTGTACAATTACCACTCAAGAAGATGAAGAAGTAGTTGAAAAATTTTTGCAAAAGCATCCTGATTTTTCTTTAGAACCTATTCAGGTTGGCAATTTGCCAAAGCAAAAAATGGTTAAAATATTGCCTGATGAATATGATAGTGATGGATTTTTTATTGCAAAATTAAAAAAACGAGGGTAG
- the gmk gene encoding guanylate kinase → MAHQGLLIVLSGPSGVGKGTVKSEMVKQRAFSFEYSVSMTTRNPRPGEVNGKDYLFVSEERFQEAIKNNELLEYNSYVGNHYGTPLGPVKKMLNEGKDVLLEIDVNGAKQVRKLMPDGVFIFLTPPDLHELKDRIVNRGTDSEKAIAMRMKQARKEILMMEDYDYAVVNDTVANAVDHIKSIVEAEHVRVPRVIEDYRDMVKEV, encoded by the coding sequence ATGGCACATCAAGGTTTATTAATTGTACTTTCTGGACCTTCTGGTGTAGGGAAAGGGACTGTAAAAAGTGAAATGGTTAAGCAAAGAGCTTTTTCCTTTGAATATTCAGTTTCAATGACTACCCGTAACCCTCGTCCTGGTGAAGTAAATGGAAAAGATTACTTATTTGTTAGTGAAGAAAGATTTCAAGAGGCAATCAAAAATAATGAATTATTAGAATATAATTCTTATGTGGGTAATCATTATGGAACCCCTTTGGGTCCTGTTAAAAAGATGCTCAACGAAGGAAAAGATGTGCTTTTGGAAATTGATGTTAACGGAGCTAAGCAAGTAAGAAAGCTAATGCCTGATGGTGTCTTTATTTTCTTAACACCACCTGATTTACATGAGTTAAAAGACCGAATTGTAAATCGAGGAACTGATTCAGAAAAAGCGATTGCTATGCGCATGAAGCAAGCGCGTAAAGAGATTTTAATGATGGAAGATTATGATTATGCAGTTGTTAATGACACAGTTGCAAATGCAGTTGATCATATTAAATCTATTGTTGAAGCTGAGCATGTTCGTGTACCACGAGTTATTGAAGATTATCGTGATATGGTTAAGGAGGTATAG
- the priA gene encoding primosomal protein N' codes for MIAQVIVDVPAKQTDRTFDYHIPQNLEVKIGSRVVVPFGRRKVQGFVVNTSSKSQFEGKLKDLLLVVDELPPLTTELVNLSKVMADKIFSYRISILQSMLPQVMRANYRKILTPLTEEAKRLPFFKNGPLEVDELKDSETINFMQKLLKTDQAKIEYLVENKAKKKTEKQYKLLKTKAEFIEIYESLRTNAKNQQLLLLDILNNFESYPQTRTYLRQKLGLSSDVIKNAVKKEWLKEEEVEVYRDPTKDIKEKKDSEIVLNKEQQDALEKISASITTKQDKTYLLEGVTGSGKTEVYLHAIKKALASKRTALMLVPEISLTPQMVKQVKQRFGSDVAVLHSGLSAGEKYDEWRRIRRNEAQVVVGARSAIFAPLDNIGVIIIDEEHESSYKQEDNPRYHARNVALLRSKYHHCPVVLGSATPSLASRARAQKGLYQLLRLTKRANQKKLPEVNLIDLKQVRFAGGQFDLSIDLVENIKEKIAKKEQIILLLNRRGFANFMLCRDCGFVLKCPNCDISLTYHKNTQQMQCHYCNYQAPVPQFCSNCQSKQIRFLGTGTEKVQEELQELIPQARILRMDVDTTRRKGSYQKILQSFENGEADILLGTQMIAKGLDFPNVTLVGVINADISLQVPAFNASEKTFDLLTQVSGRAGRAQKKGEVLIQTYNPDHYAIKLAQTQNYEEFYQREMYIRRQGNYPPFFYTTLISVASKSEQQAAKQAFLIKRKLMTSLHSPTIILGPTPSSISRIKNQYYYQILVKYKQEPKLNELLHQIQDDAQKIKKQGVNVYIDNEPERIN; via the coding sequence TTGATTGCTCAAGTTATTGTAGATGTACCCGCTAAGCAAACTGATCGCACTTTTGACTATCATATTCCCCAAAATCTAGAAGTCAAAATAGGATCTAGAGTAGTAGTTCCTTTTGGGAGAAGAAAAGTTCAAGGTTTTGTAGTAAATACTAGTTCTAAAAGCCAATTTGAAGGAAAATTAAAAGATCTATTGTTGGTGGTGGATGAATTACCGCCTTTAACAACTGAATTGGTTAATCTTTCTAAAGTAATGGCAGACAAAATTTTCTCTTATAGAATTAGTATCTTGCAATCAATGTTGCCACAAGTAATGCGGGCAAACTATCGTAAAATTCTGACCCCCTTAACTGAAGAGGCAAAGAGATTACCTTTTTTTAAAAATGGTCCTCTTGAAGTTGACGAGTTAAAGGATTCAGAAACAATTAATTTTATGCAAAAATTGCTTAAAACTGATCAAGCAAAAATAGAGTACTTAGTTGAAAATAAGGCAAAAAAGAAAACAGAAAAACAATATAAACTTTTAAAGACTAAAGCAGAGTTTATCGAAATTTATGAAAGCTTACGTACAAATGCTAAAAATCAACAATTACTGTTATTAGATATTCTAAATAATTTTGAGTCTTATCCTCAAACTCGGACTTACCTTCGTCAGAAACTAGGTTTAAGTAGTGATGTAATTAAGAATGCTGTAAAAAAAGAGTGGCTAAAAGAAGAAGAAGTTGAAGTTTATCGTGATCCGACTAAAGATATTAAAGAAAAAAAAGATTCAGAAATAGTCTTAAATAAAGAACAACAAGATGCTTTAGAAAAAATTTCTGCTAGTATTACCACTAAGCAAGATAAGACTTATCTTTTAGAAGGAGTAACTGGCAGTGGTAAGACAGAAGTCTATCTTCATGCAATTAAAAAAGCTCTTGCTAGTAAGCGGACTGCTTTAATGTTGGTGCCAGAAATTTCTTTAACTCCACAAATGGTTAAACAAGTAAAACAACGATTTGGATCTGATGTTGCAGTCTTGCATAGTGGGTTATCAGCAGGAGAAAAATACGATGAATGGCGCAGAATTAGACGAAATGAAGCGCAAGTAGTTGTGGGAGCAAGAAGTGCCATCTTTGCCCCTTTAGACAATATTGGGGTAATTATTATTGATGAGGAACATGAATCTTCTTATAAGCAAGAAGATAATCCCCGTTATCATGCCCGTAATGTAGCTTTATTGCGTAGCAAGTACCATCATTGTCCAGTAGTTTTAGGAAGTGCTACACCTTCCTTAGCAAGTCGTGCACGAGCCCAAAAGGGATTGTATCAATTACTGCGCTTAACTAAGCGAGCAAATCAAAAAAAATTGCCTGAGGTAAATTTAATTGACTTAAAGCAAGTTAGATTTGCAGGAGGACAGTTTGATCTTTCAATTGATTTAGTAGAAAATATTAAAGAAAAAATTGCTAAAAAGGAACAAATAATTTTGCTGCTAAATCGCCGAGGATTTGCTAATTTTATGTTATGTCGCGATTGTGGTTTTGTCTTAAAGTGTCCTAACTGCGATATTTCCTTAACTTATCATAAAAATACTCAGCAAATGCAGTGTCACTACTGTAATTATCAAGCACCTGTCCCGCAGTTTTGTTCTAATTGTCAAAGTAAGCAAATTCGTTTTTTAGGTACTGGAACTGAGAAAGTACAAGAAGAACTTCAAGAATTAATTCCACAAGCTCGAATTTTAAGAATGGATGTCGATACGACAAGGCGTAAGGGGAGCTATCAAAAAATTCTGCAAAGTTTTGAAAATGGAGAGGCAGATATTTTACTTGGGACGCAGATGATTGCTAAGGGACTGGATTTTCCAAATGTTACTTTAGTAGGAGTAATTAACGCAGATATTTCATTGCAAGTACCTGCATTTAATGCTTCTGAAAAAACTTTTGATCTTTTAACGCAAGTTTCTGGTAGAGCAGGAAGGGCACAGAAGAAGGGTGAAGTCCTAATTCAAACTTATAATCCGGATCACTATGCTATTAAGCTAGCGCAAACACAAAATTATGAAGAATTCTATCAAAGAGAAATGTATATTCGACGGCAAGGAAATTATCCACCATTTTTTTATACAACATTAATTTCTGTAGCCTCAAAGAGTGAACAACAAGCTGCTAAACAAGCTTTTTTAATTAAAAGAAAGTTAATGACTAGCTTGCATAGTCCAACAATTATTTTGGGACCAACGCCAAGTAGTATCAGTAGAATAAAAAATCAATATTATTATCAAATACTGGTAAAATATAAACAAGAGCCTAAGTTAAATGAGTTATTACATCAAATTCAAGATGATGCTCAAAAGATAAAAAAACAAGGCGTGAATGTTTATATTGATAATGAACCAGAAAGAATAAATTAA
- the rpoZ gene encoding DNA-directed RNA polymerase subunit omega, translating into MKITYPSIDELLARVDSRYSLSVLAAKRAHEIQAGFPKALKHYDTDKAVGMALEEITAGKVTIDPEHRAEID; encoded by the coding sequence ATGAAGATTACTTATCCATCAATTGATGAATTGTTAGCTAGAGTTGATTCACGTTATTCATTATCTGTTTTAGCAGCAAAAAGAGCTCATGAAATTCAAGCAGGTTTTCCAAAAGCCTTAAAGCACTATGATACTGATAAAGCAGTTGGAATGGCACTTGAAGAAATTACTGCTGGTAAGGTTACAATTGATCCAGAACATCGTGCAGAAATTGATTAA
- a CDS encoding TlyA family RNA methyltransferase, which translates to MSKKRADVLLFEQGLFNSRTAAQRAIMAGLVSDHNHQRIDKSGEKFPEEEVFYIKDDGKKYVSRGGFKLEKALEVFDIDLKGRICLDIGASTGGFTDVALQNGAKMVYALDVGYNQLSWKLRDDDRVVVMEKQNFRYSKPEDFTAGPPTFAMTDVSFISLDLILPPMYEILADGYDAVCLIKPQFEAGPEHVGKHGIVHDHEVHKEVIDHVIQKAREVGFNILGLDYSPIKGGKGNIEFLIHLGKNTENPGQKLWQGTAEQVVNRAVNELRG; encoded by the coding sequence ATGAGTAAAAAAAGAGCAGATGTATTATTATTTGAACAAGGATTGTTTAACTCAAGAACGGCCGCTCAACGAGCAATTATGGCGGGATTAGTAAGTGACCATAATCATCAAAGAATTGATAAAAGTGGAGAAAAATTTCCAGAGGAAGAAGTTTTTTACATTAAAGACGATGGTAAAAAATATGTTTCTCGTGGTGGCTTTAAACTAGAGAAAGCATTAGAAGTTTTTGATATTGATCTTAAAGGCAGAATATGTCTAGATATTGGAGCTTCTACTGGTGGCTTTACTGATGTCGCTTTACAAAATGGTGCCAAAATGGTTTATGCCTTAGATGTAGGATATAATCAGTTATCTTGGAAACTAAGAGATGATGATCGTGTGGTAGTGATGGAAAAGCAAAATTTCCGCTATAGTAAACCAGAAGATTTTACTGCTGGTCCTCCTACTTTTGCGATGACAGATGTATCTTTTATTTCATTAGATTTAATTTTGCCTCCAATGTATGAAATTTTAGCTGATGGATATGATGCCGTTTGTTTAATTAAACCACAGTTTGAAGCTGGTCCAGAACATGTTGGTAAGCATGGAATTGTGCATGATCATGAAGTTCATAAAGAAGTTATTGACCATGTAATCCAAAAAGCTCGGGAAGTAGGCTTTAATATTTTGGGGCTTGATTATTCGCCAATTAAAGGTGGTAAGGGAAATATTGAATTTTTAATTCACTTAGGAAAAAACACTGAAAACCCAGGTCAAAAATTATGGCAAGGAACTGCTGAGCAAGTTGTAAATCGAGCAGTAAATGAACTTAGGGGCTGA
- the fmt gene encoding methionyl-tRNA formyltransferase: MPSIIFLGTPNFGSVVLEGLVQAGYDIKAVVTQPDKKVGRKQVLHESEVKQTAKAHNLPIYQPAKLSGSPELEELIALKPDFIVTAAYGQFLPTKFLNSAKIAPVNVHGSLLPKYRGGAPIQYSIINGDAETGVTIMEMVKKMDAGVMYAQESLPIEEEDTSGTMFAKLSILGRDLLLETLPKFLDGTLEQTPQDESKVVFSPNISKEQEQIKTTLTAQQANNLIRGLNPDPGAYLILNGKRMKVWKAKGSEETTDLPAGSLVSNKKRFALAFANGSVLDLLEVQPTGKKKMGIKDFVNGQGSHYEIGAKIVED; the protein is encoded by the coding sequence ATGCCATCAATTATATTTTTAGGAACCCCAAATTTTGGTAGTGTTGTGTTAGAGGGATTAGTCCAAGCAGGATATGATATAAAAGCTGTAGTTACTCAACCGGATAAAAAAGTTGGTCGTAAGCAAGTCTTACATGAATCAGAAGTAAAGCAGACTGCCAAAGCTCATAATTTACCAATTTATCAACCAGCAAAATTATCTGGTTCACCAGAACTTGAAGAATTAATTGCCTTAAAGCCTGATTTTATTGTTACAGCTGCGTATGGACAATTTTTACCGACTAAATTTTTAAATTCGGCCAAGATTGCCCCTGTTAATGTTCATGGCTCACTATTACCAAAATATCGTGGAGGAGCTCCAATTCAATATTCAATTATTAATGGTGATGCTGAAACAGGAGTAACCATTATGGAAATGGTTAAAAAGATGGATGCAGGAGTTATGTATGCGCAAGAATCTTTGCCAATTGAAGAGGAAGATACTAGTGGAACAATGTTTGCTAAATTAAGCATCTTGGGAAGAGATTTGTTGTTAGAAACTTTACCTAAATTTTTAGATGGAACGCTAGAACAAACTCCTCAAGATGAATCAAAAGTGGTTTTTTCACCAAATATTTCTAAAGAACAAGAACAAATCAAAACCACTTTAACTGCTCAACAAGCAAATAATCTTATTCGTGGACTAAATCCAGATCCTGGTGCTTATTTAATCCTAAACGGGAAAAGAATGAAGGTCTGGAAGGCCAAGGGTAGTGAAGAAACAACTGATTTGCCAGCTGGAAGCTTAGTATCAAATAAAAAACGTTTTGCTTTAGCTTTTGCGAATGGAAGCGTACTTGATTTATTAGAAGTTCAACCAACTGGAAAGAAGAAAATGGGGATTAAAGATTTTGTAAACGGACAAGGAAGTCACTATGAAATTGGAGCAAAAATCGTTGAAGACTAG
- the recN gene encoding DNA repair protein RecN, which translates to MLVELDIQNFAIIKSLKVDFKDKMTVLIGETGAGKSILIDALSLLLGNRAQAEMIRTGQQKAKITGLFTVGKQKKELEELAANYGIPLEEDELIISREISSKGRNVVRINGQLTTISVLKEFGHYLVDIHGQNNQQILMNPKAQIYLVDDYADDNFKTTLKQYQENFYQWKKLTAEIKESEKNAQELAQRQDILNFQLNELESANLEDIHEDEILEEEFQELDNYQKIADTANYFMQMYDDPEHGLATLLGQAQGAAEELGEYGKKFQNFAQSFNEGYYALGDARSELSNIMDSLDFDEERYHYVVERLDELKKLKKKYGPTLEDVFEFYARIQKEFKQFQASSDTESLKKEVAELEKLMEEQATNLHQSRQKIAHDLEKKIKQELADLYMEKAQFAIEVKSEAIFNKEGKDKITFLISPNPGEDLQPLIKVVSGGEQSRLVLALKSIFSKVEPVGTMIFDEIDTGVSGRVSGAIGKKMRAISQEKQVIAITHAPQVAAAADNYYQVAKKVENGATYTTISNLQEKDAVTVIAQMLAANEVTEVAKKNAEMLIKETHQGH; encoded by the coding sequence ATGCTAGTAGAACTAGATATCCAAAATTTTGCGATTATTAAATCCTTAAAGGTTGATTTTAAAGATAAAATGACTGTTTTAATTGGGGAAACAGGAGCTGGTAAATCAATTTTAATTGATGCTCTATCTCTTTTATTAGGTAATCGTGCTCAAGCAGAAATGATTCGTACAGGGCAACAAAAGGCAAAAATTACAGGTTTATTTACTGTAGGTAAACAAAAGAAAGAATTAGAAGAATTAGCTGCTAACTACGGAATTCCGCTTGAAGAAGATGAACTCATCATTAGTCGTGAAATTTCTAGTAAGGGAAGAAATGTTGTTAGGATTAATGGCCAATTAACAACTATTTCTGTTTTAAAAGAATTTGGGCATTATTTAGTTGATATTCATGGACAAAACAATCAGCAAATTTTAATGAATCCAAAGGCGCAAATTTATTTAGTAGATGATTACGCAGATGATAATTTTAAAACTACACTAAAGCAGTATCAAGAAAACTTCTATCAGTGGAAAAAATTAACAGCTGAAATTAAAGAAAGTGAAAAGAATGCTCAAGAATTAGCGCAAAGACAAGATATTCTAAATTTTCAGCTTAATGAGCTAGAGAGTGCCAATTTAGAGGACATTCATGAAGATGAGATTCTGGAGGAAGAATTTCAAGAGTTAGATAATTATCAAAAAATTGCTGATACTGCTAATTATTTTATGCAAATGTATGATGATCCAGAACATGGATTAGCTACTTTATTAGGGCAGGCACAAGGTGCAGCTGAGGAATTAGGCGAATACGGTAAAAAATTTCAAAATTTTGCTCAAAGTTTTAATGAAGGCTACTATGCTTTGGGGGATGCACGAAGTGAATTAAGTAATATTATGGATTCACTAGATTTTGATGAAGAACGGTATCATTACGTGGTAGAGCGCTTAGATGAACTCAAAAAATTGAAGAAAAAATATGGCCCGACACTAGAAGATGTATTTGAATTTTATGCAAGAATTCAAAAAGAATTTAAGCAATTTCAAGCAAGTAGTGATACTGAATCTTTAAAAAAAGAAGTAGCAGAGTTAGAAAAGTTAATGGAAGAACAAGCAACTAACTTGCATCAAAGTCGTCAAAAAATAGCCCATGATTTGGAAAAAAAGATAAAACAAGAATTAGCAGATCTTTATATGGAGAAAGCTCAATTTGCAATTGAAGTAAAATCAGAAGCTATTTTTAATAAAGAAGGTAAAGATAAGATCACCTTCCTAATCTCTCCTAATCCTGGTGAAGATTTACAACCATTAATTAAAGTGGTATCTGGTGGAGAGCAGTCAAGATTAGTTCTTGCATTAAAATCTATTTTTTCAAAAGTTGAGCCAGTAGGGACAATGATTTTTGATGAAATTGATACTGGGGTATCAGGAAGAGTGTCGGGTGCAATTGGTAAGAAGATGCGAGCAATTAGTCAAGAAAAGCAGGTAATTGCAATTACACACGCTCCTCAAGTAGCAGCAGCAGCTGATAATTATTATCAAGTAGCAAAAAAGGTAGAGAATGGAGCTACTTACACTACAATTTCTAATCTACAAGAAAAAGATGCAGTAACAGTAATTGCACAAATGTTAGCAGCCAATGAAGTTACTGAAGTTGCCAAAAAGAATGCAGAAATGTTAATTAAAGAAACCCATCAAGGCCATTAA